One Methanobacterium sp. genomic region harbors:
- a CDS encoding PINc/VapC family ATPase produces MKIVPDTSVIVDGRITKIVQEDEFKGCEVVIPEAVVSELENQANRGRETGFNGLEELKNLQELYNDGIIDLIYIGKRPTLEQISMAKGGEIDAMIRDTAQKTESTLITSDRVQMEVAKAQGLDVMYLKQEMVGYTELEIAKFFDDETMSVHLKEDVVPMAKKGTPGNIKLVRLGSRPLAYHEIESMAKEIMERTKSDFKSFIEIEREGATVVQFREYRISIARPPFSDGFEITVVRPVAKVSLNDYRLPDKLIERLRERAKGILIAGPPGAGKTTFAQAIAEFYSKNLNSIVKTMESPRDLQVSAEITQYAPLERSMEKTADILLLVRPDYTIYDELRKTRDFRIFADMRLAGVGMIGVVHATKPIDAIQRILGRVELGIIPSIVDTTIFINNGNVEAVYDVALTVKVPSGMLEADLSRPVIEIRNFDTGDLTHEIYTYGEQTIVMEVGVTTYEKTPVQKIAEREIIKEIKKTVPGARVEVDMKSDKRATVWMDEKYIPKLIGKKGKTIDEVERRIGISIGVEPFRASGNEEMFNVDVQLSGNYVVLNFGKDNIGTPFDILVKDEYLFTATVGKKGTIKIKKDIELAGIIMDALKRNIPIEARVRNE; encoded by the coding sequence ATGAAAATAGTTCCAGATACTAGCGTTATTGTGGATGGACGAATTACTAAAATTGTCCAGGAAGACGAATTTAAGGGATGTGAAGTAGTAATTCCTGAAGCAGTTGTATCTGAATTGGAAAACCAGGCTAATAGGGGAAGAGAAACGGGGTTCAATGGTTTGGAAGAATTAAAGAATCTTCAAGAACTCTACAATGATGGTATCATAGACCTAATTTATATAGGGAAAAGACCCACCCTTGAGCAAATATCTATGGCAAAAGGAGGAGAAATAGATGCTATGATAAGAGATACGGCTCAAAAAACAGAATCTACACTAATTACTAGTGATAGGGTCCAGATGGAAGTTGCAAAAGCTCAAGGACTCGATGTTATGTACCTGAAACAGGAAATGGTGGGGTACACCGAACTTGAAATAGCCAAGTTCTTTGATGATGAAACCATGTCAGTCCATCTAAAAGAAGACGTGGTCCCTATGGCAAAGAAGGGGACACCTGGAAACATAAAACTTGTTAGGTTAGGATCAAGGCCTTTAGCATACCATGAAATTGAGAGTATGGCTAAAGAAATTATGGAAAGGACAAAAAGCGACTTCAAGAGTTTTATTGAGATAGAAAGGGAAGGTGCAACTGTTGTTCAGTTTAGAGAATACCGGATATCAATTGCAAGGCCCCCGTTTTCTGATGGATTTGAGATAACAGTAGTAAGACCAGTTGCAAAGGTATCTCTAAATGACTACAGACTTCCAGATAAGCTTATTGAGAGGTTAAGGGAAAGAGCTAAAGGAATATTAATTGCAGGTCCGCCAGGCGCAGGTAAAACTACTTTTGCCCAGGCAATTGCAGAATTTTACAGTAAAAACCTCAACTCCATTGTCAAAACTATGGAATCACCACGTGATTTACAGGTCAGCGCGGAAATAACTCAATACGCACCTTTAGAACGAAGTATGGAGAAAACAGCAGATATACTACTGCTTGTGCGTCCTGATTATACTATATATGATGAATTAAGGAAAACAAGGGATTTCAGGATATTTGCAGACATGAGGCTTGCAGGGGTGGGCATGATTGGTGTTGTACATGCTACAAAACCTATAGATGCAATTCAAAGGATACTTGGAAGGGTAGAACTTGGAATAATCCCATCAATTGTAGACACAACTATTTTTATAAATAATGGAAATGTGGAAGCAGTTTATGATGTTGCACTTACTGTAAAAGTTCCATCTGGAATGCTGGAGGCAGATCTCTCAAGACCAGTTATAGAAATCCGTAATTTTGATACCGGAGACCTTACACATGAGATATACACCTATGGTGAGCAAACCATTGTTATGGAAGTGGGAGTAACCACTTATGAGAAAACTCCAGTTCAAAAGATTGCAGAACGTGAAATAATAAAAGAGATTAAGAAAACAGTTCCTGGAGCCCGTGTTGAAGTTGACATGAAATCGGACAAACGTGCCACTGTCTGGATGGATGAAAAATATATTCCAAAGCTTATAGGTAAAAAAGGAAAGACAATTGACGAAGTTGAAAGAAGAATAGGAATAAGCATAGGTGTTGAACCATTTAGAGCAAGTGGAAATGAAGAAATGTTTAATGTAGATGTCCAGCTTTCTGGAAATTATGTGGTACTGAACTTTGGTAAAGATAATATAGGCACTCCTTTTGATATTTTGGTGAAAGATGAATACTTATTTACTGCAACAGTCGGTAAAAAAGGTACCATTAAAATTAAAAAGGATATAGAACTTGCGGGCATTATAATGGATGCACTTAAAAGAAATATCCCTATAGAGGCCAGGGTTAGAAACGAATAA
- the hisI gene encoding phosphoribosyl-AMP cyclohydrolase, translated as MNTEKCNFNFRHKVGDQNLVIAIAQDYKTSEVLMVAYMNQEALKKTIETKKAHYWSTSRQKLWLKGESSGNFQHVEEIRVDCDEDAVLIKVSQKGGACHEGYESCFFRKVIDDKLEIVGNKVFNPDEVYDKS; from the coding sequence ATGAATACTGAAAAATGCAATTTTAATTTTAGACACAAAGTAGGCGATCAGAACTTAGTCATAGCAATAGCACAGGATTATAAAACTTCTGAAGTTCTTATGGTGGCTTACATGAATCAAGAAGCCCTTAAAAAGACAATAGAAACAAAAAAAGCACATTACTGGAGTACTTCACGCCAGAAGCTCTGGCTTAAAGGAGAAAGTTCAGGCAATTTCCAGCACGTTGAAGAGATACGTGTTGATTGTGATGAAGATGCGGTTCTTATTAAAGTTAGCCAAAAAGGCGGGGCCTGCCATGAAGGGTATGAATCCTGCTTTTTCAGGAAAGTAATAGATGATAAACTGGAAATTGTAGGAAATAAAGTATTTAATCCAGATGAAGTTTATGATAAAAGTTAA